In Theropithecus gelada isolate Dixy chromosome 13, Tgel_1.0, whole genome shotgun sequence, one DNA window encodes the following:
- the DCTN1 gene encoding dynactin subunit 1 isoform X6, with the protein MMRQAPTARKTTTRRPKPTRPASTGVAGASSSLGPSGSASAGELSSSEPSTPAQTPLAAPIIPTPALTSPGAVPPLPSPSKEEEGLRAQVRDLEEKLETLRLKRAEDKAKLKELEKHKIQLEQVQEWKSKMQEQQADLQRRLKEARKEAKEALEAKERYMEEMADTADAIEMATLDKEMAEERAESLQQEVEALKERVDELTTDLEILKAEIEEKGSDGAASSYQLKQLEEQNARLKDALVRMRDLSSSEKQEHVKLQKLMEKKNQELEVVRQQRERLQEELSQAESTIDELKEQVDAALGAEEMVEMLTDRNLNLEEKVRELRETVGDLEAMNEMNDELQENARETELELREQLDMAGARVREAQKRVEAAQETVADYQQTIKKYRQLTAHLQDVNRELTNQQEASVERQQQPPPETFDFKIKFAETKAHAKAIEMELRQMEVAQANRHMSLLTAFMPDSFLRPGGDHDCVLVLLLMPRLICKAELIRKQAQEKFELSENCSERPGLRGAAGEQLSFAAGLVYSLSLLQATLHRYEHALSQCSVDVYKKVGSLYPEMSAHERSLDFLIELLHKDQLDETVNVEPLTKAIKYYQHLYSIHLAEQPEDCTMQLADHIKFTQSALDCMSVEVGRLRAFLQGGQEATDIALLLRDLETSCSDIRQFCKKIRRRMPGTDAPGIPAALAFGPQVSDTLLDCRKHLTWVVAVLQEVAAAAAQLIAPLAENEGLPVAALEELAFKASEQIYGTPSSSPYECLRQSCNILISTMNKLATAMQEGEYDAERPPSKPPPVELRAAALRAEITDAEGLGLKLEDRETVIKELKKSLKIKGEELSEANVRLSLLEKKLDSAAKDADERIEKVQTRLEETQALLRKKEKDFEETMDALQADIDQLEAEKTELKQRLNSQSKRTIEGLRSPPPSGIATLVSGIAGGAVPGQAPGSVPGPGLVKDSPLLLQQISAMRLHISQLQHENNILKGAQMKASLASLPPLHVAKLSHEGPGSELPAGALYRKTSQLLETLNQLSTHTHVVDITRTSPATKSPSAQLMEQVAQLKSLSDAIEKLKDEVLKETVSQRPGATVPTDFATFPSSAFLRAKEEQQDDTVYMGKVTFSCAAGLGQRHRLVLTQEQLHQLHSRLIS; encoded by the exons ACCACAACTCGGCGGCCCAAG CCCACCCGCCCAGCCAGTACTGGGGTGGCTGGGGCCAGTAGCTCCCTGGGCCCCTCTGGCTCAGCGTCAGCAGGTGAGCTGAGCAGCAGTGAGCCCAGCACCCCGGCTCAGACTCCGCTGGCAGCACCCATCATCCCCACGCCGGCCCTCACCTCTCCTGGAGCAGTCCCCCCGCTTCCTTCCCCCTCCAAG gaggaggagggactAAGGGCTCAGGTGCGGGACCTGGAGGAAAAACTAGAGACCCTGAGACTGAAACGGGCAGAAGACaaagcaaagctaaaagagcTGGAGAAACACAAAATCCAACTGGAGCAGGTGCAGGAATGGAAGAGCAAAATGCAGGAGCAGCAGGCCGACCTGCAGCGGCGCCTCAAGGAGGCGAGAAAG GAAGCCAAGGAGGCCCTGGAGGCAAAGGAACGTTATATGGAGGAGATGGCTGATACTGCTGATGCCATTGAGATGGCCACTTTGGACAAGGAGATGGCTGAAGAGCGGGCTGAGTCCCTGcagcaggaggtggaggcacTGAAAGAGCGAGTGGACGAGCTCACCACTGACTTAGAGATCCTCAAGGCTGAGATTGAAGAGAAGG GCTCAGATGGCGCTGCATCCAGTTATCAGCTCAAGCAGCTTGAGGAGCAGAACGCCCGCCTGAAGGATGCCCTGGTGAG GATGCGGGATCTTTCTTCCTCAGAGAAGCAGGAGCATGTGAAGCTCCAGAAGCTCATGGAAAAGAAGAACCAAGAACTGGAAGTTGTGAGGCAGCAGCGGGAGCGTCTGCAGGAGGAGCTAAGCCAGGCAGAGAGCACCATTGATGAGCTCAAGGAGCAG GTGGATGCTGCTCTGGGTGCTGAGGAGATGGTGGAGATGCTGACAGATCGGAACCTGAATCTGGAAGAGAAAGTGCGCGAGTTGAGGGAGACTGTGGGAGACTTG GAAGCGATGAATGAGATGAACGACGAGCTGCAGGAGAATGCACGTGAGACAGAACTGGAGCTGCGGGAGCAGCTGGACATGGCGGGCGCGCGGGTTCGTGAGGCCCAGAAGCGTGTGGAGGCAGCCCAGGAGACGGTTGCAGACTACCAGCAGACCATTAAGAAGTACCGCCAGCTGACCGCCCATCTTCAG GATGTGAATCGGGAACTGACAAACCAGCAGGAAGCATCTGTGGAGAGGCAACAGCAGCCACCTCCAGAGACCTTTGACTTCAAAATCAAGTTTGCTGAGACTAAGGCCCATGCCAAG GCAATTGAGATGGAATTGAGGCAGATGGAGGTGGCCCAGGCCAACCGACACATGTCCCTGCTGACAGCCTTCATGCCTGACAGCTTCCTTCGGCCAGGTGGGGACCATGACTGCGTTCTGGTGCTGCTACTCATGCCTCGTCTCATTTGCAAG GCAGAGCTGATCCGGAAGCAGGCCCAGGAGAAGTTTGAACTAAGTGAGAACTGTTCAGAGCGGCCTGGGCTGCGAGGAGCTGCTGGGGAACAACTCAGCTTTGCTGCTGGACTGGTGTACTCGCTGAGCCTACTGCAGGCCACGCTACACCGCTATGAGCA TGCCCTCTCTCAGTGCAGTGTGGATGTGTATAAGAAAGTGGGCAGCCTCTACCCTGAGATGAGTGCCCATGAGCGTTCATTGGATTTCCTTATTGAACTGCTGCACAAGGATCAGCTGGATGAGACTGTCAATGTGGAGCCTCTCACCAAGGCCATCAAGTACTATCAG CATCTGTACAGCATCCACCTTGCCGAACAGCCTGAGGACTGTACTATGCAGCTGGCTGACCACATTAAG TTCACGCAAAGTGCTCTGGACTGCATGAGTGTGGAGGTAGGACGGCTGCGTGCCTTCTTGCAG GGTGGGCAGGAGGCTACAGATATTGCCCTTCTGCTCCGGGATCTGGAAACTTCGTGCAGTGACATCCGCCAGTTCTGCAAGAAGATCCGAAGGCGAATGCCAGGGACAGATGCTCCTGGGATCCCAGCTGCACTGGCCTTTGGACCACAG GTATCTGACACGCTCCTAGACTGCAGGAAACACTTGACATGGGTCGTGGCTGTGCTGCAGGAGGTGGCAGCTGCTGCTGCCCAGCTCATTGCCCCACTGGCGGAGAATGAGGGGCTACCTGTGGCTGCCCTGGAGGAACTGGCTTTCAAAGCAAGCGAGCAG ATCTATGGGACCCCTTCCAGCAGCCCCTATGAGTGTCTGCGCCAGTCATGCAACATCCTCATCAGTACCATGAACAAGCTGGCCACAGCCATGCAGGAGGGGGAGTATGATGCAGAGCGGCCCCCCAGCAAG CCTCCACCAGTTGAGTTGCGGGCTGCCGCCCTTCGTGCAGAGATCACAGATGCTGAAGGACTGGGTTTGAAGCTCGAAGATCGAGAGACAGTTATTAAGGAGTTGAAGAAGTCACTCAAGATTAAG GGAGAGGAGCTAAGTGAGGCCAATGTGCGGCTGAGCCTCCTGGAGAAGAAGTTGGACAGTGCTGCCAAGGATGCAGATGAGCGTATCGAGAAAGTCCAGACTCGGCTGGAGGAGACCCAGGCACTGCTGCGGAAGAAGGAGAA AGATTTTGAGGAGACAATGGATGCACTCCAGGCTGACATCGACCAGCTGGAGGCAGAGAAGACAGAACTAAAGCAACGGCTGAACAGCCAGTCTAAGCGCACAATTGAGGGGCTCCGGAGCCCTCCTCCTTCAGGCATTGCTACTCTGGTCTCTGGCATTGCTGGTG GAGCTGTCCCTGGGCAGGCTCCAGGGTctgtgccaggcccagggctggTGAAGGACTCACCACTGCTGCTTCAGCAGATCTCTGCCATGAGGCTGCACATCTCCCAGCTCCAGCATGAGAATAACATCCTCAAG GGAGCCCAGATGAAGGCATCCTTGGCATCCCTGCCCCCTCTGCATGTTGCAAAGCTATCCCATGAGGGCCCTGGCAGTGAGTTACCAGCTGGAGCGCTGTATCGTAAGACCAGCCAGCTGCTGGAGACGTTGAATCAgttgagcacacacacacacgtagtaGACATCACTCGCACTAGCCCTG CTACCAAGAGTCCATCAGCCCAACTTATGGAGCAAGTGGCTCAGCTTAAGTCCCTGAGTGACGCCATTGAGAAGCTCAAG GATGAGGTCCTCAAGGAAACAGTATCTCAGCGCCCTGGAGCCACAGTACCCACTGACTTTGCCACCTTCCCTTCATCAGCCTTCCTCAGG GCCAAGGAGGAGCAGCAGGATGACACAGTCTACATGGGCAAAGTGACCTTCTCCTGTGCGGCTGGTCTTGGACAGCGACACCGGCTGGTGCTGACCCAGGAGCAGCTGCACCAGCTTCACAGTCGCCTCATCTCCTAA